Proteins found in one Micromonospora sp. WMMD1082 genomic segment:
- a CDS encoding choice-of-anchor M domain-containing protein, whose product MRRTGARGLAALIGGAVIAAGIALAPPAASAAEKVVLSKGHTDAVDVHYDGGVLSLKVHDDTVSPAVTRDPADVIFQVLPEAAMPIPDDPRFAFLGPAGSQIWLLPLTQNQNLLWPGWNTTTLGSGTFAGDKVRLSLVDVDGPGAVSVFTQDTFGGPLVKFRSDDGLPDAIDVPIRTHAHANWAFNAEGAYTLTFQADATLTDGTAVSTGPVDYSFVVGELDGTGPETVLSINGMAEEYQPGDTVTLRAVQTPQTELDHYHWFSRCPGTDAFAVIPGEAGPTYTFTATRELNACEYQVKLYDDNHTVVATSEEVWLWVAFPPADPGTSQTITASIDPTQGALVISVDPDDRSVVLPPAQLSSAGDRWESDGSLRPVTVTDTRTGTPGWSASGQLPQDFASADGSTFSAGHLGWAPQVVNQSAGQGVVAGPAVEPYLGGGLSSSAVLGSAPSGAGRGTATLSAGLRLRLPTETAPGTYTATLTLTAI is encoded by the coding sequence ATGAGAAGAACAGGTGCCCGCGGGCTCGCGGCCCTGATCGGCGGGGCGGTGATCGCCGCCGGGATCGCGCTCGCGCCGCCCGCGGCGAGCGCCGCGGAAAAGGTGGTGCTGTCCAAGGGGCACACCGACGCGGTGGACGTCCACTACGACGGCGGTGTCCTGTCGTTGAAGGTGCACGACGACACGGTCAGCCCGGCGGTGACCCGGGACCCGGCGGACGTCATCTTCCAGGTGCTGCCCGAGGCCGCCATGCCCATCCCGGACGACCCCCGGTTTGCCTTCCTCGGGCCGGCCGGATCCCAGATCTGGCTGCTCCCGCTGACCCAGAACCAGAACCTGCTCTGGCCCGGCTGGAACACCACCACCCTCGGCAGTGGCACCTTCGCGGGCGACAAGGTCCGGCTCAGCCTCGTCGACGTCGACGGGCCCGGCGCGGTCTCGGTGTTCACCCAGGACACCTTCGGCGGCCCGCTGGTCAAGTTCCGCAGCGACGACGGCCTGCCGGACGCCATCGACGTGCCGATCCGTACCCACGCCCACGCCAACTGGGCGTTCAACGCCGAGGGCGCCTACACCCTGACCTTCCAGGCGGACGCGACGCTGACCGACGGCACCGCGGTCAGCACCGGACCGGTCGACTACTCCTTCGTCGTCGGCGAACTCGACGGCACCGGCCCGGAGACCGTGCTCTCCATCAACGGCATGGCCGAGGAGTACCAGCCCGGCGACACCGTGACCCTGCGGGCGGTGCAGACTCCGCAGACCGAACTGGACCACTACCACTGGTTCAGCCGCTGCCCCGGCACCGACGCCTTTGCCGTCATCCCCGGCGAGGCCGGCCCGACCTACACCTTCACCGCCACCCGCGAACTCAACGCCTGCGAGTATCAGGTGAAGCTCTACGACGACAACCACACCGTCGTGGCCACCAGCGAAGAGGTGTGGCTCTGGGTGGCCTTCCCGCCGGCCGACCCGGGCACGTCGCAGACCATCACCGCCTCCATCGACCCGACGCAGGGCGCCCTGGTGATCAGCGTCGACCCGGACGACCGCAGCGTCGTCCTGCCGCCCGCGCAGCTGTCCAGCGCCGGTGACCGCTGGGAGAGCGACGGATCCCTGCGCCCGGTGACCGTCACCGACACCCGCACGGGTACTCCGGGCTGGAGCGCCTCCGGCCAGCTGCCGCAGGACTTTGCCAGCGCCGACGGCAGCACCTTCAGCGCCGGCCACCTCGGCTGGGCGCCGCAGGTCGTGAACCAGTCCGCCGGACAGGGCGTGGTCGCCGGGCCGGCCGTCGAGCCGTACCTCGGTGGCGGTCTCAGCAGCAGTGCGGTGCTCGGCTCGGCGCCCTCGGGTGCCGGCCGGGGGACCGCGACCCTCTCCGCCGGGCTACGGCTGCGGCTGCCGACGGAGACCGCGCCCGGCACCTACACCGCGACCCTCACCCTCACCGCGATCTGA
- a CDS encoding anchored repeat-type ABC transporter permease subunit, whose product MSIIDFLTDLTNPDLAFLPKALAIAVMSSVVCGVVGCYVVLRGMAFIGDAVAHAVFPGLAIAFVVQGSLVLGGAVAGIVTALLIAVFAQHRRVREDSLIGVFFVAAFALGIVIISRAPGYAGSLQQFLFGSITGIPDRDLYTVGFTGLAILTVVFLLHKELVAVSLDREMARSVGLPVFWLDIVLYVLVTLAVVISLQTIGNILVLALLITPPAAARLLTDRLAVMMLLAPLIGGGSALVGLYLSWSYDLPVGGTVVLVATAVFLAAWLFAPRHGLLARHWRGLRTRYGRRPAVGTGTS is encoded by the coding sequence ATGTCGATCATCGACTTCCTCACCGACCTGACCAATCCGGACCTTGCCTTCCTGCCCAAGGCGCTGGCCATCGCGGTGATGTCCAGTGTGGTCTGCGGCGTGGTCGGCTGCTACGTGGTGCTGCGCGGGATGGCGTTCATCGGCGACGCGGTGGCGCACGCGGTCTTTCCGGGGCTGGCGATCGCCTTCGTGGTGCAGGGCAGCCTGGTGCTCGGTGGCGCGGTGGCCGGCATCGTGACCGCGTTGCTGATCGCGGTGTTCGCGCAGCACCGGCGGGTCCGGGAGGACTCGCTGATCGGGGTCTTCTTCGTGGCCGCGTTCGCCCTCGGCATCGTGATCATCTCGCGGGCGCCCGGGTACGCCGGATCGCTGCAGCAGTTCCTGTTCGGCTCGATCACCGGCATCCCCGACCGGGACCTCTACACCGTCGGCTTCACCGGGCTGGCCATCCTCACGGTGGTGTTCCTGCTGCACAAGGAGCTGGTCGCGGTCAGTCTGGACCGGGAGATGGCCCGCTCGGTGGGGCTGCCGGTGTTCTGGCTCGACATCGTGCTCTACGTCCTGGTCACCCTGGCCGTGGTGATCTCGCTACAGACGATCGGCAACATCCTCGTCCTCGCGCTGCTGATCACCCCACCGGCCGCCGCCCGCCTGCTCACCGACCGGCTGGCGGTGATGATGCTGCTCGCCCCGCTGATCGGCGGTGGGTCGGCGCTGGTCGGGCTGTACCTGTCGTGGAGCTACGACCTGCCGGTCGGGGGCACCGTCGTGCTGGTGGCGACCGCGGTGTTCCTGGCGGCGTGGTTGTTCGCCCCCCGGCACGGCCTGCTCGCCCGGCACTGGCGCGGGCTCCGGACCCGGTACGGCCGTCGACCGGCGGTCGGCACCGGGACGTCGTAG
- a CDS encoding anchored repeat-type ABC transporter ATP-binding subunit, with protein sequence MVEELDVDLGGRPVLRGVRLRVDPGELVGLIGPNGAGKTTALRSVLGLVRARGGRVLVAGAPSRPGRSLIGYVPQRHEFAWEFPISVEQAVLSGRTRRIGLLRRPGVADWRAVAEAIDRVRLGDLRRRPVGELSGGQRQRVLVARALALEPALLLLDEPFTGLDLPTQELLGDLFTGLAGEGKALLMTTHDLIGAMESCSRLVLLNQRVIADGRPEELCDPQLWMRTFGVSDRSPLLRIVRAD encoded by the coding sequence ATGGTGGAGGAGCTGGACGTCGACCTCGGCGGCCGGCCGGTGCTGCGGGGGGTGCGGCTGCGGGTCGATCCGGGCGAACTCGTCGGGCTGATCGGCCCGAACGGCGCCGGTAAGACCACCGCGCTGCGGTCGGTGCTCGGGCTGGTCCGGGCGCGGGGCGGGCGGGTGCTGGTGGCGGGTGCGCCGAGCCGGCCCGGTCGGTCGCTGATCGGCTACGTGCCGCAGCGGCACGAGTTCGCCTGGGAGTTCCCGATCTCCGTGGAGCAGGCGGTGCTCAGCGGTCGTACCCGCCGGATCGGGTTGCTGCGCCGTCCCGGGGTGGCGGACTGGCGGGCGGTGGCCGAGGCCATCGACCGGGTACGCCTGGGTGACCTGCGCCGCCGACCGGTCGGTGAGCTTTCCGGCGGGCAGCGGCAGCGGGTGCTGGTGGCCCGCGCGCTCGCGCTGGAGCCGGCGTTGCTGCTGCTGGACGAGCCGTTCACCGGGCTGGATCTGCCCACCCAGGAACTGCTCGGCGACCTGTTCACCGGGTTGGCGGGGGAGGGGAAGGCGTTGCTGATGACGACCCATGACCTGATCGGGGCGATGGAGTCCTGCTCGCGGCTGGTGCTGCTGAACCAGCGGGTGATCGCCGACGGCCGGCCGGAGGAGCTGTGCGATCCGCAACTGTGGATGCGTACGTTCGGGGTGAGTGACCGCTCGCCGTTGCTGCGGATCGTGCGGGCCGACTGA
- a CDS encoding choice-of-anchor M domain-containing protein: MVLGGQPASPDPALDQSIAPDQPVAGEPAVLRAGHVDLGPRYVDDEWTLLIHDDAAEAVWRDPDRTVLHVTDAAVQTVPEDPAYGFLGVPAGSPVHVVPQIQHPQVVWLGWNTQDPQVMRTIDRGVTLELAGVDGPGEVVMYVQAGTFSEPQVLWRSTEPPGQPMWVEVNTHTHANWVFTAPGVYLLAVRVSADLINGERASVTRHLRFAVGDATSTDEALAARPGAVVDPEPPAAPGEGAGEGDGGSGPWLVAGLVVVAGGLAVALLVVVLRGRSVRRRAERERATGSAA, from the coding sequence GTGGTGCTCGGCGGCCAGCCCGCGTCGCCCGACCCGGCGCTGGACCAGTCGATCGCCCCCGACCAGCCGGTCGCCGGGGAACCGGCCGTGCTGCGCGCCGGTCATGTCGACCTCGGGCCCCGGTACGTCGACGACGAGTGGACGCTGCTGATCCACGACGACGCGGCCGAGGCGGTGTGGCGCGATCCGGACCGGACCGTGCTGCACGTCACGGACGCGGCCGTGCAGACCGTCCCGGAGGACCCGGCGTACGGGTTCCTCGGCGTACCGGCCGGCTCGCCGGTGCACGTGGTGCCGCAGATCCAGCATCCGCAGGTGGTGTGGCTCGGCTGGAACACCCAGGACCCGCAGGTGATGCGGACGATCGATCGCGGCGTGACGCTGGAACTGGCGGGCGTCGACGGGCCGGGCGAGGTCGTCATGTACGTGCAGGCCGGCACGTTCAGCGAGCCGCAGGTGTTGTGGCGTTCGACCGAGCCGCCCGGGCAGCCGATGTGGGTCGAGGTCAACACGCACACCCACGCCAACTGGGTGTTCACCGCTCCCGGCGTCTACCTGCTCGCGGTGCGGGTGAGCGCCGACCTGATCAACGGAGAGCGGGCCTCCGTGACCCGGCACCTGCGGTTCGCCGTCGGCGACGCGACCAGCACCGACGAGGCCCTTGCCGCGCGGCCGGGCGCGGTCGTGGACCCGGAGCCGCCGGCCGCACCCGGTGAGGGGGCCGGCGAGGGCGACGGCGGCAGCGGGCCGTGGCTGGTCGCCGGCCTGGTCGTGGTGGCGGGCGGGCTGGCGGTGGCGCTGCTCGTCGTGGTGCTGCGGGGCCGTTCGGTACGCCGCCGCGCCGAGCGGGAGCGCGCGACGGGGTCCGCAGCGTGA
- a CDS encoding anchored repeat ABC transporter, substrate-binding protein → MRRALRLVLPALLVTGLAGCVDGAVLSDHDARLQVVTTTGILRDLVGNVGGERVVVSALVPDGADPHAYEPSLRDVRNVVYADVAFSNYLLLEEQAVIKALDANLRDGVPNISLAEGAVKYAAEIIPLVEDVALDTIWLGMRVRGSGAAHGANRASDVLLHATDVSGPGVLAAYLTESFGNPAIYLNSADGFDAATGYRDDTATLPPDAHTHMSWAFTEPGSYRLTLSAQLAVTPEARPVPLGGQTFTFAVGVDPHSVPGMVGADVLHGGHADITVDLDAAVRGEPALYLLADPHGSGDAHQRIHDPARTVIEVPNKALAQVPADRAFRFLGRPGAQIHQLPQAVLGKHVHGEIDPHLWQNVRNAISYVELIRDTLTGVDPAGAAEYRDNATAYIAELEALDRHVRDTIAQIPPGRRHLITTHDAFGYLGAAYDVQISGFVTPHPAAEPSLADRRRLTETIRNLRVPAVFLEPNLRSRSSTLTEVAESLDVRVCDIYGDAFDDRVTSYVQMMRFNAQSLRDCLAR, encoded by the coding sequence GTGCGTCGTGCGCTGCGGCTGGTGCTGCCGGCCCTGCTGGTTACCGGCCTGGCCGGCTGTGTCGACGGTGCGGTCCTGAGCGACCACGACGCGCGCCTCCAGGTCGTCACGACCACCGGGATCCTGCGTGACCTGGTGGGCAACGTCGGCGGCGAGCGGGTGGTGGTCAGCGCACTGGTGCCCGACGGCGCCGACCCGCACGCGTACGAGCCGTCGCTGCGCGATGTCCGCAACGTCGTCTACGCCGACGTCGCCTTCAGCAACTACCTGCTGCTGGAGGAGCAGGCCGTCATCAAGGCGCTCGACGCCAACCTGCGGGACGGTGTACCGAACATCTCGCTCGCCGAGGGCGCGGTCAAGTACGCCGCCGAGATCATCCCGCTGGTCGAGGACGTGGCCCTGGACACCATCTGGCTCGGCATGCGGGTCCGCGGCAGCGGGGCCGCCCACGGTGCCAACCGGGCCTCCGACGTCCTGCTGCACGCCACCGATGTCAGCGGACCGGGTGTGCTGGCCGCCTACCTCACCGAGTCGTTCGGCAACCCGGCGATCTACCTCAACTCGGCCGACGGCTTCGACGCGGCGACCGGCTACCGCGACGACACCGCCACCCTGCCGCCCGACGCGCACACCCACATGAGCTGGGCGTTCACCGAGCCCGGCAGCTATCGGCTGACCCTGTCGGCGCAGCTCGCGGTCACCCCCGAGGCTCGGCCCGTCCCGCTGGGCGGGCAGACCTTCACCTTCGCCGTCGGTGTCGATCCGCACAGCGTGCCGGGCATGGTCGGCGCCGACGTCCTGCACGGTGGGCACGCCGACATCACCGTCGACCTGGATGCCGCCGTACGCGGCGAGCCCGCCCTCTACCTGCTCGCCGACCCGCACGGCAGCGGCGACGCGCACCAGCGGATCCACGACCCGGCCCGCACGGTCATCGAGGTGCCGAACAAGGCGCTCGCCCAGGTGCCGGCCGACCGGGCGTTCCGGTTCCTCGGCCGTCCCGGCGCCCAGATCCATCAGCTGCCGCAGGCGGTGCTCGGCAAGCACGTGCACGGCGAGATCGACCCCCACCTGTGGCAGAACGTCCGCAACGCCATCTCCTACGTGGAGCTGATCCGGGACACCCTCACCGGCGTGGACCCGGCCGGGGCGGCGGAGTACCGGGACAACGCGACGGCCTACATCGCCGAGTTGGAGGCGCTCGATCGCCACGTGCGGGACACCATCGCCCAGATTCCACCCGGTCGCCGGCACCTGATCACCACCCACGACGCGTTCGGCTACCTCGGTGCGGCGTACGACGTGCAGATCTCGGGCTTCGTCACCCCGCACCCGGCCGCCGAGCCGAGCCTGGCCGACCGGCGCCGGCTGACCGAGACGATCCGCAACCTGCGGGTGCCGGCGGTGTTCCTGGAGCCCAACCTGCGGTCGCGGTCGTCGACCTTGACCGAGGTGGCCGAGTCGCTCGACGTGCGCGTCTGTGACATCTACGGCGATGCCTTCGACGACCGGGTCACCAGCTACGTCCAGATGATGCGGTTCAACGCCCAGTCGCTGCGGGACTGCCTGGCGAGATGA
- a CDS encoding choice-of-anchor M domain-containing protein produces MNHLAARRWLAGAASTMLAGVLALAVATPARASVIELTSGHVDIIDVNHVAGGPIVVSVHDDTGSTPIERDPSTVVFRVPPAARQAVPSGSAWSFLGSGGYAYILPQTNTAGLLWAGWNTTEVASGALQLNRVTFALTGVQGPGGFSVFTASGGTPTVLFDSGDGLPDSLTVNRNTHAHVNWGFDVAGTYVATFTVSGVRASNGQTVSTTKQFTFAVG; encoded by the coding sequence ATGAACCACCTCGCGGCTCGCCGCTGGCTGGCCGGTGCCGCCTCGACCATGCTGGCCGGGGTGCTGGCGCTCGCGGTGGCCACCCCGGCGCGGGCCTCCGTGATCGAGCTGACCAGCGGTCACGTCGACATCATCGACGTCAACCACGTCGCCGGTGGGCCGATCGTGGTCAGTGTCCACGACGACACCGGCTCGACCCCGATCGAGCGGGATCCGTCGACCGTGGTCTTCCGGGTGCCGCCCGCCGCGCGCCAGGCGGTGCCGTCGGGCTCGGCGTGGTCGTTCCTCGGCAGCGGTGGGTACGCGTACATCCTGCCGCAGACCAATACCGCCGGTCTGCTCTGGGCCGGTTGGAACACCACTGAGGTCGCCAGCGGCGCGTTGCAGCTCAACCGGGTGACGTTCGCGCTGACCGGGGTGCAGGGCCCGGGCGGCTTCAGCGTCTTCACGGCCTCGGGCGGCACCCCGACGGTGTTGTTCGACAGCGGTGACGGTCTGCCGGACAGCCTCACCGTCAACCGCAACACGCACGCCCACGTCAACTGGGGCTTCGACGTGGCCGGCACGTACGTGGCGACGTTCACGGTCAGCGGTGTGCGGGCGTCCAACGGCCAGACGGTGAGCACCACCAAGCAGTTCACCTTCGCGGTCGGCTGA
- a CDS encoding choice-of-anchor M domain-containing protein, producing MLTATRRRVTGALVTSAAMIAALVGSVAPAQAHGVTLPVVLSAGHVDVIDVEYEDGELELGVHDDSVEPAAHRDHSDVVFVVKSQARTTVPTDPAFAFLGAAGSPVWILPQVENEDLLFAGIATEELEEGVFAGDSIDLTVQQLVSAPSSAHVAVYTEDLFGQPSVLTNSRDGLPDVVDLPVGDHLHANWAFSKPGVYLLKAKASATLAGTTTVVESDSVQLRFVVLP from the coding sequence ATGCTGACCGCAACCCGCAGACGCGTCACGGGCGCGCTGGTGACCAGTGCCGCGATGATCGCGGCACTCGTCGGCTCGGTGGCACCGGCGCAGGCGCACGGCGTCACGCTGCCGGTCGTCCTCTCCGCCGGGCACGTCGACGTGATCGACGTGGAGTACGAGGACGGCGAACTGGAACTCGGCGTACACGACGACAGCGTCGAGCCCGCCGCGCACCGCGACCACTCCGACGTGGTCTTCGTGGTCAAGTCGCAGGCCAGGACCACCGTGCCCACCGACCCCGCGTTCGCCTTCCTCGGTGCCGCCGGCTCGCCGGTCTGGATCCTGCCCCAGGTCGAGAACGAGGACCTGCTCTTCGCCGGCATCGCCACCGAGGAACTGGAGGAGGGTGTCTTCGCCGGTGACTCGATCGACCTGACCGTGCAGCAGCTGGTCAGCGCCCCCAGCTCCGCGCACGTGGCGGTCTACACCGAGGACCTCTTCGGGCAGCCCAGCGTGCTGACGAACAGCCGCGACGGGCTGCCGGACGTCGTCGACCTGCCGGTCGGTGACCACCTGCACGCCAACTGGGCCTTCAGCAAGCCGGGTGTCTACCTGCTGAAGGCGAAGGCCAGCGCCACCCTGGCCGGCACCACGACCGTCGTCGAATCCGACTCGGTCCAGCTGCGATTCGTCGTGCTGCCCTGA
- a CDS encoding NAD(P)/FAD-dependent oxidoreductase, whose amino-acid sequence MNPKRILVVGAGHVGLYAALRLSKKLSSREAEVIVVDPQPHMTYQPFLPEASAGNISPRHSVVPLRRELRRCTVVAGAVTRVDHASRTAVVQPIIGPPREITYDHIVVAPGSVSRTLPIPGLHEHGIGFKTIGEAIYLRNHVLERLDVAAATTDLAVRRRALTFVFVGGGYAGIEALAEMEDMARDALRYYPELRTSDMRWVLVEATQRVLPEVDRDMGAYTVQQLLKRDMDIRLDTRLESCVDGVVELSDGDSFSADTIVWTAGVKPSPMLDATDLPREERGRVTCRPTLQVVDGDRVVEGAWSAGDCAAVPDLTKPPGNYCSPSAQHAVRQAQRMADNIVAVIRGREPVAYKHKHAGSVASLGLYKGVAQVYGIKMTGWPAWFMHRTYHMSRIPSFNRKVRVVVDWTLAFVLKREVVALGQLHDPREEFAEASQPRAKP is encoded by the coding sequence GTGAATCCGAAGCGGATCCTTGTGGTGGGCGCCGGGCACGTCGGTCTCTACGCGGCGCTGCGCCTGTCGAAGAAGCTGAGTTCCCGTGAGGCTGAGGTCATCGTCGTCGACCCCCAGCCGCACATGACGTACCAGCCGTTCCTGCCCGAGGCTTCGGCGGGGAACATCTCCCCACGGCACTCCGTGGTGCCGCTGCGTCGCGAGTTGCGCCGGTGCACGGTGGTGGCGGGTGCGGTGACCCGGGTCGACCACGCGAGCCGGACCGCCGTCGTGCAGCCGATCATCGGCCCGCCTCGGGAGATCACGTACGACCACATCGTGGTCGCACCGGGCTCGGTCTCCCGGACGCTGCCGATCCCGGGCCTGCACGAGCACGGCATCGGGTTCAAGACCATCGGTGAGGCCATCTACCTGCGCAACCACGTCCTCGAACGGCTGGACGTGGCCGCCGCGACGACCGACCTCGCGGTGCGCCGCCGGGCGCTGACCTTCGTCTTCGTCGGGGGCGGGTACGCCGGCATCGAGGCGCTCGCCGAGATGGAGGACATGGCCCGGGACGCGCTGCGGTACTACCCGGAGCTGCGGACGTCGGACATGCGGTGGGTGCTCGTCGAGGCCACCCAACGGGTGCTGCCCGAGGTCGACCGGGACATGGGCGCCTACACGGTGCAGCAGTTGCTGAAGCGGGACATGGACATCCGGCTGGACACCCGCCTGGAGTCCTGCGTCGACGGGGTGGTCGAACTCTCCGACGGTGACAGCTTCAGCGCCGACACCATCGTCTGGACGGCGGGGGTGAAGCCGTCGCCGATGCTGGACGCGACCGATCTCCCCCGCGAGGAGCGCGGCCGGGTCACCTGCCGGCCGACGTTGCAGGTGGTCGACGGCGACCGCGTGGTCGAGGGCGCCTGGAGCGCGGGTGACTGCGCCGCCGTGCCGGATCTGACCAAGCCGCCGGGCAACTACTGCTCGCCGAGCGCGCAGCACGCGGTGCGCCAGGCGCAGCGGATGGCCGACAACATCGTGGCCGTGATCCGGGGCCGGGAGCCGGTCGCCTACAAGCACAAGCACGCCGGCAGCGTGGCCAGCCTCGGCCTCTACAAGGGCGTGGCGCAGGTCTACGGCATCAAGATGACCGGCTGGCCGGCATGGTTCATGCACCGGACGTACCACATGAGCCGGATCCCCTCCTTCAACCGCAAGGTCCGGGTGGTGGTCGACTGGACGCTGGCGTTCGTTCTCAAGCGTGAGGTGGTGGCGCTCGGCCAGCTGCACGACCCGCGCGAGGAGTTCGCCGAGGCGTCCCAGCCGCGGGCGAAGCCGTAG
- a CDS encoding DUF58 domain-containing protein, which translates to MSPADRPVPANWTPTWAFGRAVLLTGLLLAAAVLLGRVDLIVLAAPFALGTAYALRRRPTELPRVWIGADDGHLVEGGEAAATVSVGNPGAVGYDVAVLRTRVSPWLRIERASLAGGAVAGSNRPAGGGRVALADRPFVTSVAPDTAVDLELAGTALRWGRHRIGPAGARVATAQGLLVSRAVIAEPIRSKVYPKTEPFEAVEAMPRAAGLVGAHHSRRPGEGGELAGVRVFAPGDRLRRIDWRVSLRARQLHVAATLSDRDAEVVVLLDVLAEAGRSGGIAGTASVLDTTVRAAAAIAEHYLHRGDRVALLEYGPSARRLRPATGRRQYLTVLEWLLDVKAQSSPHEPYDQVFGPQLLSADALVVVLTPLLQERSAQMLARLARSGRFVVAVDTLPADLSPPKDRGWAEVAYRLWRLDRDTMIAQLREHGVPVVPWAGAGSLDQVLRDVARLATAPRVG; encoded by the coding sequence GTGAGCCCCGCGGACCGACCGGTACCGGCCAACTGGACGCCCACCTGGGCGTTCGGCCGGGCGGTGCTGCTCACCGGCCTGCTCCTGGCCGCCGCGGTGCTGCTGGGCCGGGTGGACCTGATCGTGCTGGCCGCACCGTTCGCGCTCGGCACCGCGTACGCGTTGCGTCGCCGGCCCACCGAGCTGCCCCGGGTGTGGATCGGCGCCGACGACGGGCATCTGGTGGAGGGCGGCGAGGCGGCCGCGACGGTCAGCGTCGGCAACCCGGGCGCGGTCGGCTACGACGTCGCGGTGCTGCGTACCCGGGTCTCGCCCTGGCTGCGGATCGAACGCGCGAGCCTCGCGGGCGGCGCGGTCGCCGGGTCGAACCGCCCCGCCGGTGGCGGTCGGGTGGCCCTGGCGGACCGCCCCTTCGTGACCTCGGTCGCCCCGGACACCGCCGTCGACCTGGAGCTGGCCGGCACCGCGCTGCGCTGGGGCCGGCACCGGATCGGCCCGGCGGGCGCCCGGGTCGCCACCGCGCAGGGCCTGCTGGTCTCGCGCGCGGTGATCGCCGAGCCGATCCGGTCCAAGGTGTACCCGAAGACCGAGCCGTTCGAGGCGGTCGAGGCGATGCCCCGGGCCGCCGGGCTGGTCGGCGCGCACCACTCGCGTCGCCCCGGTGAGGGCGGTGAGCTGGCCGGGGTGCGGGTCTTCGCCCCGGGCGACCGGCTGCGCCGCATCGACTGGCGGGTGTCGCTGCGGGCCCGGCAGCTGCACGTGGCGGCCACCCTCTCCGACCGGGACGCCGAGGTGGTCGTGCTGCTCGACGTGCTGGCCGAGGCGGGCCGCTCCGGTGGGATCGCCGGCACGGCGTCGGTGCTGGACACCACGGTCCGGGCGGCCGCCGCCATCGCCGAGCACTACCTGCACCGGGGCGACCGGGTGGCGCTGCTGGAGTACGGCCCGAGTGCCCGCCGGCTGCGCCCGGCGACCGGGCGCCGGCAGTATCTGACCGTGCTGGAGTGGCTGTTGGACGTCAAGGCCCAGTCGTCCCCCCACGAACCGTACGACCAGGTGTTCGGGCCCCAACTGCTCTCCGCCGACGCGCTGGTGGTGGTGCTCACGCCACTGTTGCAGGAGCGCTCGGCGCAGATGCTGGCCCGGCTGGCCCGCTCGGGACGGTTCGTGGTCGCCGTGGACACCCTCCCCGCCGACCTGTCACCGCCGAAGGACCGGGGCTGGGCCGAGGTGGCGTACCGGCTGTGGCGGCTGGACCGCGACACGATGATCGCGCAGTTGCGCGAGCACGGGGTGCCGGTGGTGCCGTGGGCCGGCGCGGGCAGCCTCGACCAGGTGCTACGCGACGTGGCGAGACTGGCCACCGCCCCGAGGGTGGGGTGA
- a CDS encoding MoxR family ATPase, translated as MNDVGRTMPPTEVGRLARAVLDAVGQVVVGKRDALELVLAGILAGGNVLLEDLPGLGKTLTARSFAQALGLDFRRLQFTPDLLPADVTGSFLYDQRSGDFTFRAGPVFTNLLLADEINRTPPKTQSALLEAMQEKQVSVEGVTYRLDEPFHVLATANPIEYEGTYPLPEAQLDRFLLRVSFGYPAQEEEWEVLRRRMARRREEAEIKPVVDAGTLRAMQAALEDVVVEDSVGRYIVALTAATREHPSVLVGASPRGSLALLLLARVRAVLSGRDYVVPEDVKDVAAPALAHRITLRPEMWLRRVDPSFVVGEVLDGTPAPASGALPSYAAGRQGD; from the coding sequence ATGAACGACGTCGGCCGCACGATGCCCCCCACCGAGGTCGGTCGCCTCGCCCGGGCGGTACTGGACGCGGTGGGTCAGGTCGTGGTCGGCAAGCGGGACGCCCTGGAGCTGGTCCTCGCCGGCATCCTCGCCGGCGGGAACGTGCTCCTGGAGGACCTGCCCGGCCTGGGTAAGACGCTCACCGCACGCTCCTTCGCCCAGGCGCTCGGGCTGGACTTCCGGCGCCTTCAGTTCACCCCCGACCTGCTGCCCGCCGACGTCACCGGTTCGTTCCTCTACGACCAACGCAGCGGCGACTTCACGTTCCGGGCCGGGCCGGTCTTCACCAACCTGCTGCTCGCCGACGAGATCAACCGGACCCCGCCGAAGACCCAGTCGGCCCTGCTGGAGGCGATGCAGGAGAAGCAGGTCTCGGTGGAGGGCGTGACGTACCGGCTGGACGAGCCCTTCCACGTGCTCGCCACCGCCAACCCCATCGAGTACGAGGGCACCTACCCGCTGCCGGAGGCGCAGCTGGACCGGTTCCTGCTGCGGGTGTCGTTCGGCTATCCGGCGCAGGAGGAGGAGTGGGAGGTGCTCCGCCGGCGGATGGCGCGCCGCCGCGAGGAGGCCGAGATCAAGCCGGTCGTCGACGCCGGCACGCTGCGCGCCATGCAGGCGGCGCTGGAGGACGTGGTGGTGGAGGACTCGGTCGGCCGCTACATCGTGGCGCTGACCGCGGCCACCCGGGAGCACCCGTCGGTGCTGGTCGGCGCCTCGCCGCGGGGCTCGCTGGCGCTGCTGCTGCTGGCCCGGGTCCGGGCGGTGCTCTCCGGTCGGGACTACGTGGTGCCGGAGGACGTCAAGGACGTGGCGGCACCGGCGCTGGCGCACCGGATCACCCTGCGGCCGGAGATGTGGCTGCGTCGGGTCGATCCGTCCTTCGTGGTCGGTGAGGTTCTCGACGGCACCCCGGCACCGGCCAGCGGTGCCCTGCCCAGCTACGCCGCCGGTCGGCAGGGAGACTGA